One stretch of Hyphomicrobiales bacterium DNA includes these proteins:
- the pcaC gene encoding 4-carboxymuconolactone decarboxylase, protein MNDKERHAAGMKFRRAVLGVAHVARAEAGLNDFNRDFQDFITRTAWGDVWSRPGLDRKTRSLLTLSMMIALNREEEFVMHVHAAFNNGVARDEIKELILHSAIYCGLPAANNAMRWAESAFAAADEP, encoded by the coding sequence ATGAACGACAAGGAGAGGCACGCCGCCGGCATGAAGTTCCGCCGCGCCGTCCTGGGCGTGGCCCATGTCGCGCGGGCCGAGGCGGGCCTTAACGATTTCAACCGCGATTTTCAGGATTTCATCACCCGCACCGCCTGGGGCGATGTGTGGTCGCGGCCTGGCCTCGACCGCAAGACCCGCAGCCTGTTGACGCTCAGCATGATGATCGCGCTCAACCGCGAGGAGGAGTTCGTGATGCACGTGCACGCCGCCTTCAACAACGGCGTTGCCCGCGACGAGATCAAGGAACTCATCCTCCACAGCGCCATCTATTGCGGTCTGCCGGCCGCCAATAACGCCATGCGCTGGGCCGAATCGGCCTTCGCCGCCGCGGACGAGCCATAG
- a CDS encoding GNAT family N-acetyltransferase, whose amino-acid sequence MDLDLAVTEKSYQAEAGIGVFAAPLRPLTTAEFELRILNDLADARETWLAFEKGAACTPFQSYQWMHAWQFAAGGRNAVSPLIVLGYRGDRLAFILPFAVEQWRGARRLVWLGHELADYNGPLFDLDTLRRLPADFAAAIVGRLRNLVPGIDYMYLAKQPESLRGLPNPFAGFRSVPFTCRAHSAVLGDNWQDFSLAHRSVRSLRRLGEKERKLARLGELAFQAVSSPIERRQLMLRLVAWKVAQLEARGERVAFADAAARRFLRELARVTSDDPRYRLYALKLDGRAVALAFCLVDHARLIYYLCAYEEGRAARYSPGLLLLVHIFKQAIGEGLEVFDFSNGDENYKAQWIDRSDAILVSFVPFTLRGRLAAGLDRIELEAVRRVKRHPRLRAVANRLLKSWWDFKRGFAAGSQAGDLERFENS is encoded by the coding sequence ATGGATCTGGATCTGGCGGTAACCGAAAAATCCTACCAGGCGGAGGCCGGCATCGGCGTTTTCGCGGCGCCCTTGCGGCCGCTGACGACGGCCGAGTTCGAACTGCGCATCCTCAACGATCTCGCTGACGCCCGCGAGACCTGGCTCGCCTTCGAGAAAGGCGCCGCCTGCACGCCGTTTCAAAGCTATCAATGGATGCATGCCTGGCAGTTCGCCGCCGGCGGCCGAAACGCCGTCTCGCCGCTGATCGTGCTCGGCTATCGCGGCGACCGGCTCGCCTTCATCCTGCCGTTTGCCGTCGAGCAATGGCGCGGCGCCCGGCGCCTGGTCTGGCTCGGCCATGAGCTTGCCGACTATAACGGCCCGCTGTTCGACCTCGACACGTTGCGGCGCCTGCCGGCGGACTTCGCTGCCGCGATCGTCGGCCGCCTGCGCAACCTGGTGCCGGGCATAGACTATATGTATCTCGCCAAGCAGCCGGAAAGCCTGCGCGGCCTGCCCAATCCCTTTGCCGGTTTCCGCAGCGTCCCTTTCACCTGCCGCGCCCACTCCGCCGTGCTCGGCGACAACTGGCAGGACTTCTCGCTCGCCCATCGCAGCGTCCGCTCCCTGCGCCGGCTGGGCGAGAAGGAGCGCAAGCTCGCCCGGCTCGGCGAACTCGCCTTTCAGGCCGTCTCCTCGCCCATCGAGCGCCGCCAGCTCATGCTGAGGCTCGTCGCCTGGAAGGTCGCGCAGCTCGAGGCGCGCGGCGAGCGCGTGGCCTTCGCCGATGCCGCCGCCCGCCGCTTCCTGCGCGAGCTGGCGCGGGTCACCTCGGATGATCCCCGCTACCGCCTTTATGCGTTGAAGTTGGACGGCCGCGCCGTTGCGCTAGCCTTCTGCCTCGTCGACCATGCCCGGCTGATCTACTATCTCTGCGCCTATGAGGAGGGGCGCGCGGCCCGCTACTCGCCCGGCCTTCTGTTGCTCGTCCACATCTTCAAGCAGGCCATCGGCGAGGGGCTCGAGGTGTTCGATTTCTCCAATGGGGACGAGAACTATAAGGCACAATGGATCGACCGCAGCGACGCGATCCTCGTCTCCTTCGTGCCGTTCACGCTCAGGGGCCGGCTCGCGGCGGGGCTCGACCGGATCGAGCTCGAGGCGGTCCGCCGGGTCAAGCGCCATCCGCGGCTCAGGGCCGTCGCCAATCGGCTTCTCAAGAGCTGGTGGGATTTCAAGCGCGGCTTTGCCGCCGGCAGCCAGGCGGGGGACCTTGAGCGGTTCGAAAACTCCTGA
- a CDS encoding acyl-CoA dehydrogenase family protein, whose product MSEPFETHEVFNQSPAFADVELFDADLPLREAARREGAGETADLSEFGRLLGTAQILEEGRIANVCAPTLHAFDASGNRRDRIEFHPAYHAFMRRSTTQGLHSAAWEHLLTGKAPAPSRFVRRLAGIYMMSEVEPGHLCPITMTHACVAPLIAEKRLSEASVWLPKILSRAYDPAFKPMAEKQGVTIGMGMTEKQGGTDVRANTTKAEPAGEGEYRLTGHKWFMSAPMCDAFLMLAQAPGGLSCFFVPRFRPDGKINAIRLIRLKDKLGNRSNASCEVELAGAHGFLVGEEGRGVATIIEMVTLTRLDCAASSAGLMRWGLANALHHARHRSVFQKRLADQPMMQSVLADMALDVEAAVALAFRLGRAFDRAGKDEQEAAYARFMTPITKYWCCKITPRLACEAMECMGGNGYVEEAPLARLYREAPLNAIWEGSGNVMCLDMLRAFDKDRAAADGVLAGLFEAAGGNMLITAALQQAGAILADAGRAETQARFAVEQIALAAASVLLKEAAPGEVADSFITARLGGSFSYTYGAFGGSFGGAGSAEARAILKRALPE is encoded by the coding sequence ATGAGTGAACCGTTCGAAACCCACGAGGTCTTCAACCAGTCGCCGGCCTTCGCCGATGTCGAGCTATTCGACGCCGACCTTCCGTTAAGGGAGGCGGCGCGGCGCGAGGGGGCGGGAGAGACTGCGGACCTAAGCGAATTCGGCAGGCTGCTCGGCACGGCGCAAATCCTCGAGGAGGGCCGCATCGCCAATGTCTGCGCGCCGACGCTGCATGCCTTCGATGCCAGCGGCAACAGGCGCGACCGGATCGAATTTCACCCCGCCTATCACGCCTTCATGCGCCGCAGCACCACCCAAGGGCTGCATTCGGCCGCCTGGGAGCATCTGCTGACCGGCAAGGCGCCGGCGCCGAGCCGCTTCGTCAGGCGGCTTGCCGGCATCTACATGATGTCGGAGGTCGAGCCCGGGCATCTGTGCCCCATCACCATGACCCATGCCTGCGTCGCGCCGCTGATCGCCGAAAAGCGCCTCAGCGAGGCGTCGGTGTGGCTGCCGAAGATCCTGTCGCGCGCCTACGACCCGGCGTTCAAGCCGATGGCCGAGAAACAGGGCGTGACCATCGGCATGGGGATGACCGAAAAGCAGGGCGGCACCGACGTGCGCGCCAACACGACCAAAGCGGAGCCCGCGGGCGAGGGCGAATATCGGCTTACCGGGCATAAATGGTTCATGTCGGCGCCGATGTGCGACGCCTTTCTGATGCTCGCCCAGGCGCCGGGCGGGCTTTCCTGCTTTTTCGTGCCGCGCTTCAGGCCCGACGGCAAGATCAACGCCATCCGTCTCATCCGGCTCAAGGACAAGCTCGGCAACCGCTCCAACGCTTCCTGCGAGGTGGAGCTTGCCGGCGCCCATGGCTTTCTCGTCGGCGAGGAGGGCCGCGGGGTCGCCACCATCATCGAGATGGTGACGCTGACCAGGCTCGACTGCGCCGCCTCCTCGGCCGGGCTGATGCGCTGGGGGCTTGCCAACGCGCTGCATCACGCGCGCCACCGCAGCGTGTTCCAGAAACGGCTCGCCGACCAGCCGATGATGCAAAGCGTGCTCGCCGACATGGCGCTCGACGTCGAGGCGGCCGTCGCGCTCGCCTTCCGGCTCGGCCGCGCCTTCGATCGCGCCGGGAAGGACGAACAGGAGGCCGCCTATGCCCGCTTCATGACGCCGATCACCAAATATTGGTGCTGCAAGATCACGCCAAGGCTCGCCTGCGAGGCGATGGAGTGCATGGGCGGCAACGGCTATGTGGAGGAGGCTCCCCTGGCCCGGCTTTACCGCGAGGCGCCGCTCAACGCCATCTGGGAGGGGTCGGGAAACGTCATGTGCCTCGACATGCTGCGGGCGTTCGACAAGGACCGGGCCGCCGCCGACGGCGTGCTGGCGGGCCTCTTCGAAGCGGCCGGCGGCAACATGCTGATCACCGCCGCGTTGCAACAGGCGGGAGCGATCCTTGCCGACGCCGGCCGCGCCGAGACCCAGGCGCGGTTCGCCGTCGAGCAGATCGCGCTTGCGGCAGCTTCCGTGCTGCTGAAGGAAGCAGCCCCCGGGGAAGTTGCAGACAGCTTCATCACGGCGCGGCTCGGCGGCAGCTTTTCCTACACCTATGGCGCTTTCGGCGGCAGCTTCGGCGGGGCCGGAAGCGCCGAGGCGCGGGCGATCCTTAAGCGGGCCCTGCCCGAATAG
- a CDS encoding aspartate carbamoyltransferase catalytic subunit — protein MEPIPSSALRFFPHRHLLGIEGLSRDDIVTLLDLADEAVEVSRQVEKKKSVLRGRTQINLFFEASTRTQSSFELAGKRLGADVMNMSVDTSSVKKGETMLDTAATLNAMRPDILVVRHGSSGAVHLLAQKVGCSVINAGDGAHEHPTQALLDALTIRRHKGRIARLTVTICGDLLHSRVARSNILLLNQLHARVRVVAPLTLLPAGIERLGVEVFTDMRNGLKGADIVMMLRLQRERMAASYVPSVREYFHFYGLDEAKLSFAKPDALVMHPGPMNRGVEIDSAVADGPRSLIGEQVEMGVAVRMAVLEALAANLPNRD, from the coding sequence ATGGAACCGATACCGTCGAGCGCCCTGCGATTTTTTCCCCACCGGCACTTGCTCGGCATTGAAGGCCTTTCCCGCGACGACATCGTCACCCTGCTCGACCTCGCCGACGAGGCGGTCGAGGTCAGCCGTCAGGTGGAGAAGAAGAAGTCGGTGCTGCGCGGGCGCACCCAGATCAACCTCTTCTTCGAGGCCTCGACGCGGACGCAATCCTCCTTCGAGCTGGCCGGAAAGCGCCTCGGCGCCGACGTCATGAACATGTCGGTGGACACCTCCTCGGTGAAGAAGGGCGAGACCATGCTGGATACCGCGGCGACGCTGAACGCCATGCGCCCGGACATTCTGGTCGTGCGCCACGGCTCGTCGGGCGCGGTGCATCTGCTCGCCCAGAAGGTCGGCTGCTCGGTGATCAACGCCGGCGACGGCGCCCACGAACACCCGACCCAGGCGCTGCTCGACGCGCTCACCATCCGCCGCCACAAGGGCCGCATCGCGCGTCTGACGGTGACGATCTGCGGCGACCTGCTGCATTCGCGGGTCGCGCGGTCCAACATCCTGCTGCTCAACCAGCTCCACGCGCGGGTGCGCGTGGTGGCTCCCCTGACGCTGCTGCCGGCCGGCATCGAGCGGCTCGGCGTCGAGGTCTTCACCGACATGCGCAATGGCCTCAAGGGCGCCGACATCGTCATGATGCTGCGCCTGCAGCGCGAGCGCATGGCCGCCTCCTACGTGCCCTCGGTGCGCGAATATTTCCACTTCTACGGCCTCGACGAGGCGAAGCTGTCCTTTGCCAAGCCGGACGCGCTGGTCATGCATCCGGGCCCCATGAACCGCGGCGTCGAGATCGACTCGGCGGTCGCCGACGGGCCGCGGAGCCTGATCGGCGAGCAGGTCGAGATGGGTGTCGCGGTACGCATGGCCGTGCTCGAGGCGCTGGCCGCGAACCTGCCAAACAGGGACTGA